One stretch of Rosistilla oblonga DNA includes these proteins:
- the nadD gene encoding nicotinate-nucleotide adenylyltransferase: MRIGILGGSFDPVHYGHLMLAERAREQLSLDKVLFVPAAMSPLKPTGPVASSEARVAMLQLAIGGNEAFEVSRVEIDRGGVSYTLDTVTAIREQFPQAELFLMMGADLVGQLGDWKQPEKIFAIAKPAIMNRGGYDAATAAEIEPFLTDSDSGQVAFLQMPQIELSSSELRDRIGAGKSIRYHTPRAVEESIRAEGLYV; the protein is encoded by the coding sequence ATGCGGATTGGGATTCTGGGCGGGTCGTTTGATCCGGTGCACTATGGGCATCTGATGTTGGCAGAGCGGGCTCGTGAACAGCTCTCTCTGGACAAGGTCTTGTTCGTCCCTGCGGCGATGTCGCCGCTGAAGCCAACCGGTCCGGTGGCGTCGAGCGAGGCGCGGGTTGCGATGTTGCAATTGGCGATCGGAGGAAACGAAGCGTTTGAAGTCAGCCGCGTCGAGATCGATCGCGGCGGCGTCAGCTACACCTTGGATACGGTGACAGCGATTCGTGAACAGTTCCCACAGGCGGAGCTGTTTCTGATGATGGGAGCCGACCTCGTCGGTCAGCTCGGCGACTGGAAGCAGCCTGAAAAGATCTTCGCGATCGCCAAGCCAGCGATCATGAATCGTGGCGGCTATGACGCGGCGACGGCTGCGGAGATCGAACCGTTTTTGACCGACAGTGATTCAGGGCAGGTTGCCTTTCTGCAGATGCCGCAGATCGAACTATCGAGCAGCGAGCTGCGCGATCGGATCGGTGCGGGTAAAAGCATTCGCTATCACACGCCGCGAGCTGTCGAAGAATCGATCCGCGCCGAAGGCTTGTACGTTTAG
- a CDS encoding sulfite exporter TauE/SafE family protein, with protein MQQLAWYVVLIVAGFIAGTINTIAGGGSFLTLPALMLFGLDPKIANGTNRVAVLFSSASAVATFNKHGYLNRSLALELTIPTLAGVPVGALLAIYLPSGIFEAIFGVIFLCMAVLIAMNPKRLIETRQASDRSRWVTSPLFFAIGIYVGFIQAGMGILLLMAMSLLNTGDLLASNAIKNLIGFLVTLAAVGLFAVYGYIEWLPGLAMAMGNVVGGVVGAKLAIKKGNRLIFVFLIVVMTASGVKMIWSSLS; from the coding sequence ATGCAACAATTGGCTTGGTACGTTGTATTGATCGTCGCGGGATTTATCGCGGGGACAATCAACACGATCGCAGGAGGCGGTTCTTTCTTGACCCTCCCGGCGCTGATGCTATTTGGGCTCGACCCAAAAATTGCCAACGGTACCAACCGCGTCGCCGTCTTATTCTCCAGCGCCTCCGCAGTTGCTACGTTCAACAAACACGGGTACTTAAACCGATCCCTCGCGCTCGAATTAACGATCCCAACTCTGGCTGGCGTGCCTGTCGGTGCGTTGCTGGCGATCTACCTGCCGTCGGGAATTTTTGAAGCGATCTTTGGTGTGATCTTCCTCTGCATGGCCGTCCTGATCGCCATGAACCCCAAGCGATTGATCGAAACTCGCCAAGCCAGCGACAGGTCGCGATGGGTCACGTCGCCGCTGTTTTTTGCAATCGGCATCTACGTCGGCTTCATCCAAGCGGGCATGGGGATCCTATTGTTAATGGCGATGAGCCTTCTAAACACCGGCGACCTGCTGGCTTCCAATGCGATCAAAAACCTGATCGGCTTCTTAGTCACCCTCGCCGCGGTCGGCCTGTTCGCGGTCTACGGCTATATCGAATGGTTGCCGGGCCTAGCGATGGCGATGGGGAACGTGGTCGGCGGCGTCGTCGGTGCGAAACTGGCGATCAAAAAGGGAAACCGGCTGATCTTTGTCTTCCTGATCGTCGTGATGACGGCATCGGGAGTGAAGATGATTTGGTCGAGCCTCTCCTGA
- a CDS encoding FKBP-type peptidyl-prolyl cis-trans isomerase encodes MKRLLFCGLLCSCLSTLPIQDAMSQDSIPAPASGVKDVNSYALGLEMGSQLRRQGFEAGDLDTASVALGIFDAISKANPKITTEQIQAAFQAIDAQLQQRAEARVREQEKKMEAIAGPNKEKADAFLAANGKKPGVVTLPSGLQYQVIKEGTGASPTAQSTVSVHYTGKLINGEVFDSSVQRGQPAQFGVGQVIRGWTEGLQKMKVGDKWMLYIPPDLGYGLRGSPSRDPNEPPTIGPNEALIFEVELLDILD; translated from the coding sequence ATGAAACGCTTGCTATTTTGCGGGCTGCTTTGCTCCTGCCTCTCCACCCTGCCAATCCAAGACGCTATGTCCCAAGATTCGATCCCCGCCCCCGCATCGGGCGTAAAAGACGTAAACAGCTACGCCCTCGGCCTCGAAATGGGCAGCCAGTTGCGCCGCCAAGGTTTCGAAGCGGGCGATCTCGACACCGCCTCGGTCGCTTTGGGCATCTTCGACGCGATCAGCAAGGCGAATCCAAAGATCACGACCGAACAGATCCAAGCTGCTTTCCAAGCGATCGACGCCCAGCTGCAACAGCGAGCTGAAGCCCGCGTTCGCGAACAAGAAAAGAAGATGGAAGCGATCGCTGGCCCCAACAAAGAAAAAGCCGACGCCTTCCTGGCCGCAAACGGCAAGAAACCAGGCGTTGTGACCCTCCCGAGCGGCTTGCAATACCAAGTCATCAAAGAGGGAACCGGCGCATCGCCGACGGCACAAAGCACCGTCAGCGTCCACTACACCGGCAAGCTGATCAACGGCGAAGTCTTCGACAGCTCGGTCCAGCGCGGCCAACCGGCTCAGTTTGGCGTCGGCCAAGTCATCCGCGGTTGGACCGAAGGATTGCAGAAGATGAAAGTTGGCGACAAGTGGATGCTCTACATTCCGCCAGACCTCGGTTACGGCCTGCGTGGATCCCCCTCGCGCGATCCAAACGAACCGCCAACCATCGGTCCAAACGAAGCGTTGATCTTCGAAGTCGAATTGCTCGACATCCTCGACTGA
- the tpx gene encoding thiol peroxidase gives MARSGVITFKGNPMTLQGEELTVGSTAPDFTLHYYKDGMQTLPLADLKGKPALLSIVPSLDTGVCAIQTKKFNESLGALGDSINAVTISRDLPFAQARFCGAENVSMQTASDYQTGEFGAAYGMTIDELKLLTRAVVVLDSKGTVLYAETVSEVTSEPNYDAALEALKNAS, from the coding sequence ATGGCGCGCAGCGGAGTGATCACATTCAAAGGCAACCCAATGACGTTGCAAGGCGAAGAACTGACCGTGGGCAGCACCGCCCCCGATTTCACCTTGCACTACTACAAAGACGGGATGCAAACGCTGCCCCTGGCCGACCTCAAGGGAAAGCCAGCCCTGCTGAGCATCGTCCCTTCGCTGGACACCGGCGTCTGCGCGATCCAAACCAAGAAGTTCAACGAATCGTTGGGCGCTCTGGGCGATTCGATCAACGCAGTCACGATCAGCCGCGACCTTCCTTTCGCGCAAGCTCGCTTCTGTGGCGCCGAGAACGTCTCGATGCAGACCGCCAGCGATTACCAAACCGGTGAATTTGGTGCGGCTTACGGCATGACGATCGATGAACTGAAGCTGTTGACCCGCGCGGTCGTCGTACTCGATTCCAAGGGAACCGTCCTGTACGCCGAAACCGTTAGCGAAGTGACCAGCGAACCTAACTACGACGCGGCACTAGAAGCCCTGAAAAACGCCAGCTAA
- a CDS encoding BON domain-containing protein, which produces MSTQTLPAQHDIEPLQIRVDSVIRQHPHLRGMGIRPHADGQNVVLSGTVRSYFIKQMAQEAVRSVPGADQVDNQIEVHW; this is translated from the coding sequence ATGAGCACACAAACCCTTCCGGCCCAACACGACATCGAACCGTTGCAAATCCGCGTCGACAGCGTCATCCGCCAACATCCGCACCTGCGTGGCATGGGCATCCGACCGCATGCCGACGGCCAAAACGTCGTCCTCAGCGGCACCGTCCGCAGTTATTTTATCAAACAGATGGCCCAGGAAGCTGTCCGCAGCGTCCCCGGCGCCGACCAAGTCGACAACCAGATCGAAGTCCACTGGTAA
- a CDS encoding M48 family metalloprotease produces MPVYWFALLISVLLSASSTDMLTLPSPFVTAFGMVMLWGVMAKGFAILNAQQVLRQQASFDQAARKLSRQLNCLRWLWLPLGAVGLTACGFSQAVEDSPIGASMALGAMGMLIPSLAAVASTWLAERQFSDWVGEAEPVQNESDSPSRFPTLHAVMESLRLQAAWILLPVLFVFAVIDVVNFGFVGADSQHRWVGGAAGLLCLPFFLPMLIRFIWNTRRCEHDPQSAWLVDVVRASGLRHFRIRRWETEGRICSALVAGFIPGFRMLLLSDALLDRLDRKSTTMVVLHELAHVRRWHIALRMLTLVPTWGIVGFIGSHFAGAPLQQGAVVAAGLLLTLLALRWVSHATELDADRYACSLAAQIAAADSGNRLQGAVPASEVDAAYVLASALVDVCCDNPKACRASWMHPSLATRVDRLHRVANPAVSQQSSLQQV; encoded by the coding sequence ATGCCCGTGTATTGGTTTGCCCTACTGATTTCCGTTCTGTTGTCGGCCTCTTCGACCGACATGCTGACGCTGCCGAGCCCGTTTGTGACGGCGTTTGGGATGGTGATGTTGTGGGGTGTCATGGCCAAAGGGTTTGCGATCCTGAATGCTCAGCAGGTGCTGCGACAGCAGGCGAGCTTCGATCAGGCGGCTCGTAAGCTCTCGCGTCAGTTGAATTGCTTGCGTTGGTTGTGGCTGCCGCTGGGAGCCGTTGGGCTGACGGCCTGCGGTTTTTCGCAAGCTGTCGAAGATTCGCCGATCGGTGCATCGATGGCGTTGGGGGCGATGGGGATGTTGATTCCTAGCCTGGCTGCCGTGGCGTCGACTTGGCTGGCCGAGCGGCAGTTTTCCGATTGGGTCGGCGAAGCGGAGCCGGTTCAAAACGAGAGCGATTCGCCGTCGCGGTTCCCGACGCTGCATGCGGTGATGGAATCGCTGCGGTTGCAAGCGGCGTGGATCTTGTTGCCGGTCTTATTTGTGTTTGCCGTGATCGATGTGGTGAATTTCGGGTTTGTCGGCGCCGATTCGCAGCATCGTTGGGTCGGCGGCGCGGCCGGTTTACTCTGCTTGCCCTTCTTTTTGCCGATGCTGATCCGTTTCATTTGGAACACGCGGCGGTGCGAACACGATCCGCAATCGGCTTGGTTAGTCGATGTCGTTCGCGCGTCGGGCTTGCGGCATTTTCGAATCCGCCGGTGGGAAACCGAAGGGCGGATCTGCAGCGCTTTGGTCGCCGGATTCATTCCCGGTTTCCGGATGTTGTTGCTCAGCGACGCCCTCTTGGACCGACTGGATCGCAAATCGACGACGATGGTGGTGCTGCACGAATTGGCACATGTCCGCCGCTGGCACATCGCGCTGCGGATGTTGACGCTGGTTCCGACCTGGGGGATCGTCGGTTTCATCGGTTCTCATTTTGCGGGAGCTCCGCTGCAGCAGGGGGCTGTCGTCGCGGCGGGCTTGCTGCTGACGCTGTTAGCGCTGCGTTGGGTTTCCCACGCGACCGAACTGGATGCCGATCGCTACGCCTGCTCGCTGGCCGCTCAGATCGCGGCGGCGGATTCGGGGAATCGCTTGCAGGGGGCGGTTCCGGCGTCGGAGGTCGATGCAGCTTATGTGCTCGCATCGGCGTTGGTCGATGTCTGCTGCGACAATCCCAAAGCTTGCCGGGCCAGTTGGATGCACCCGAGTCTGGCGACTCGCGTCGATCGACTGCATCGGGTCGCCAATCCCGCTGTCTCGCAGCAATCATCGCTGCAGCAGGTCTGA
- a CDS encoding RNA polymerase sigma factor translates to MSTAFLSDLRNQTVAELVTAAQAGDRLAFGELFDRYRPQVIGLAIRRLGSVDEAEELAQDVFVQAMQKIDQLRVPEAFGGWVRQIVHRMAINRFTRRPRAVACDPVTLDATCFDSGTPEDVAIDRENAAYIHEGLGRLGDMDRQTLEAFYLDGQSLIEMSDAFDAPVGTIKRRLHVARKRLAKELDVLQAV, encoded by the coding sequence ATGTCTACGGCATTTCTTTCGGATCTGCGAAATCAGACCGTTGCCGAATTGGTAACCGCCGCTCAAGCAGGCGACCGGCTCGCATTTGGTGAATTGTTCGATCGCTACCGACCTCAGGTCATCGGATTGGCGATTCGTCGCTTGGGTAGCGTCGACGAGGCTGAAGAGTTGGCACAGGACGTGTTTGTTCAAGCGATGCAAAAGATCGATCAGTTGCGTGTCCCAGAAGCCTTCGGCGGCTGGGTTCGTCAGATCGTACATCGGATGGCGATCAATCGGTTCACGCGGCGGCCTCGCGCCGTCGCGTGCGACCCGGTGACACTCGATGCGACTTGCTTCGATTCGGGAACTCCCGAGGATGTGGCGATCGATCGCGAGAACGCCGCCTACATCCACGAGGGCCTGGGCCGACTTGGCGATATGGATCGGCAGACGTTGGAAGCGTTTTATCTCGATGGGCAGAGCTTGATCGAGATGAGCGACGCCTTCGACGCGCCGGTCGGTACAATCAAGCGACGGCTGCACGTCGCTCGCAAGCGACTGGCCAAGGAGCTGGACGTATTGCAGGCGGTTTGA